Genomic window (Streptomyces sp. SID8374):
TGTTGGACCAGAAGAGCAGGTCGCCCGGTTTGAGGTCGCTGCGGGAGACGGGGCGGTCGGAGGTGGCGCCGTACTGGGCGGCGGCGGTACGGGGGAGCTTGACGGAGGGCCAGTAGGCGTACTGGGTGAGCGAGGAGCAGTCGAAGCCGGTGGTGGTGGAGGCGGCGCAGCGTCCGTTCTGGTAGCCGTTGAGACCGTCGCAGAATCCGGTGGAGGGTCCGGAGGGGCTGCCGCCGCCGTAGGCGTACGGGGTGCCGAGGCGGGTGGAGGCCTTGCGCAGGGCGTCGGGGCCGGTCCCGGTGCCGGTGAAGGCGACGGGGACCAGGGCCGGGCCCTGGAAGCGGGTCATGGTGGAGAGGATCAGACGTACGTAGTTGTACGTCTCGCCGTTCGCGAAGCTCTCCGGGGGGACGCCGCGGTACTGCTGGACGCGGCCCCATCCGGCGTTGTAGCCGGCGAGCGCGAGCGCGCGGGGACCGCCGGGGTAGCCGGAGGTGGCGGCCTGGCGGAGCAGGGAACACATCAT
Coding sequences:
- a CDS encoding bifunctional lytic transglycosylase/C40 family peptidase, encoding MAEATSSVGAQGPAQFMPGTWATWGRDADGNGRNSPWDIGDAVMAQGRMMCSLLRQAATSGYPGGPRALALAGYNAGWGRVQQYRGVPPESFANGETYNYVRLILSTMTRFQGPALVPVAFTGTGTGPDALRKASTRLGTPYAYGGGSPSGPSTGFCDGLNGYQNGRCAASTTTGFDCSSLTQYAYWPSVKLPRTAAAQYGATSDRPVSRSDLKPGDLLFWSNSSGFIYHVGLYAGEGRVLHAPRTGKTVELVPLASAMPERDYLGATRP